Genomic segment of Eleutherodactylus coqui strain aEleCoq1 chromosome 1, aEleCoq1.hap1, whole genome shotgun sequence:
AAAACACAAAACAATGAGTTAAACACGAGACCAACAACAcatggtcacctccacgtggtgtttcctggggaACTAGTAGTGCAGTAGGACCATGGTCCTGTATTGCCTAGACATATTTAACAGTTAGAAAAGAAAACTCCCAAAGTCAGCATCTCCTTGGTCACATTTTATTGTTCCCATATAAAAATTTGCAATGATTTGGCGATGCAGCCATTCCCAAGCATATGAGCTGGCACCTAGCTCAAACTATATAGTATGTCCATCTGCACATGTCCGAATTACACTTGCATGTGATAAGGGGGTTCTGGACCTATTATTCCAATTAGGAAACTAAGAACGGGTACATGGTTCCCAGATCTTATGATTGATGGTTGAATTTTGGCAGGATCTCGAACTGCAAGGTACTCATGCTCTGTTAAGTGATAGGCAGACAGACAgattatatattttgttttatgcTGTACCGTTGATGCAACATGGAGAGTTTACAATTTTAACTATTGTTGCATCTGCAGTTGGTAGGAGAGCACTCAGTTGTATGTAACTCACACTATTTCGCACTACTGGAAAGTCGCACTAGTAAAGATCTCCATGTAGCCCCAGCCTTAAACCCCTCTTATATACTTTTCTATTACCTTTGTAGAATTCAGCGTCTCAGCGGCTGCCTTTCAGGAGAAAAATTAACTATTCAAGATCCATGGATTTGACAAGCAAGTCTTCATCAGCATTACACAGATATCCCTTTAACAGGCAAGTTAGATTTGACACAGATTTTAATGCATAAAATGTCTTAGGGTGGATTCATATCCAGCATTTTTGGGAAAACTGCCTCACTTTtggcgccattttttttttcattagtatatttttttcaaaaaatgctgTGGTCAGACTTTACATGATAGTGAAATGTAAATTGCACTGAAAacaatatatttttctttattgccttagggcttattcagacaggcgtatatcaggcgggttttcacgcccggccgatatacgctgtccctcttcaaggggaggaggcaggcctggCCGGggggctagtgcactgagctcccgctccccatCCTTCCCTCACCACTGTTTTTTAATGGGAGGGGTTGAGATGGGTGGAGCTTGGCTCTGcccctccctcccattgcaagcagtggccaggggcggaaagggggttagagctcagtgcactagccccctgccaggcccgcctcctccccttgtagagagggacagcgtatatcggccgggcgtgaaaacccgaccaatatatgtatgtctgaataagcccttggaaggtgctttcacacgggacagaataatCTGCAACACCGTTGCGGAATATGCCATCCTGGAATTTCGCACCAAAATATGCACGTtttaactgcggattttgatgtgtatTGCCGGCAGAATTATGCCATCCGCATTCGTCTGGTACCATTTTGTTTccaaaatgcagcatgttgtaggtataactttttgtttttccccCTCATAGGCTCCCCTAAAGAACATGGAAAAatgacagtttaaaaaaaaaaaaaaaaaaaaaagcttagaaatgtatcaaaacaaaaaaagccaCCAAAAACTTCTGCAACTTTTTGTTATACTTTGTCTCATTTCCTCACCATTTTTAAGATCTATGCCATCAGTAAATGAGAACACTGAGGGCTCATACACACAGGCACAAATACGTCATGTATTAGctgtgaataaaacccatttattGGGTCCATTCGCATCTGCATATTTTTCACATAAGTTTTCggttgtgtgaaaaaatacacagcatgtcctattttggtgcataatatgcACCCAAATAGACCTTAGAACTGAATGGGCTAGAGCAAATACGCATAAAACATGTGATCCTTGGTTTTTATACATAAACAATGGGCCCTTCTGTATATTTATTTGCTAAGAAGGACAGGGAATAGGTATTGTTGGGTCTGTGAATACGTAATGTGAATGAGTCTAACATGCACATGTGAATGAGTCTAACATGCACATGTGaatgagtcttaaaggggttgtcccgcgccgaaacggtttttttttttttttttttttttaacccgaaCTTACCCGAaccccggcggtccggcgtcttcatactcacctgctgaagatggccgccgggatcctctctctctgtggaccgcagggcttctgtgcggtccattgccgattccagcctcctgattggctggaatcggcacgtgacggggcggagctacacggagccggcattctgcacgagcggccccattgaagacagcagaagacccggactgcgcaagcgcggctaatttgtccattagaggccgaaaattagtcggcaccatggagacgaggacgccagcaacggagcaggtaagtataaaacttttgataacttctgtatggctcagaattaatgcacaatgtacattacaaagtgcattaatatggccatacagaagtgtatagacccacttgctgccgcgggacaacccctttaagtacattcaCAGGCTGCAAACCCGTTCATACTTGCTTCTGCTTCCTGTCAAGAATTTAATACTTTTGTATTCCTTTTAAGCAATGCTCTGTGAGTTAACAGCCTGACCTGTAGAATAATTCATCTTAACAAACTACCCTAGAGCGTTTCTGTACTGTAGAAAGGCTCTTATAAAAGAATTGGCAAAAAGAGTTCCTGAACAAATTTAAAAAGTGTACTATTTTGTTAACTTtctattattgtttttttaagaCCTAAGATGAATACAcacatgaaaaatcgcagcatgctccatctttcctgcggatctgcacggacggcttccgttgaagtcaatggtggCCGTCTGACTCATGGTCCATCCACACTTGACATTGTGGATGTGCTGCAGATTCCACGGgagaagcagaagtttaaaaataaattttgtactgcgcatgtcagacAGCGAGCTGTGCGGattatctgcagtacagaagagaagaggaAAATATAGGTACACGTGGGTATCGGCTGGGCACAGAGTCTGTTTCCGCTGTGGGCGCCCATAGTCAAAAAAGGAATacagttgcataattttttttgttctccttCTAGACTGGTCCTATTAGTTTTTTGCCATTAATAGGTTTATACAAGGACAGCTTGTTAAGTGTATGCTGTAAGGAGACACTTTTGTCATCTGTAAACATTTTTAAGTTGTCTGTATAGTTTCTGGTATCCAAAATATGTGACTGACAATGGGCAAAAACTGACCATGACCGAAACTGAAAGTAATGAACTAGAAAAAGAGACGTATTTTGATATCTAAATGGAGTTGCTCTTTAAATCTTGTGTTAATATTTCAGCAATTACTCAAATGCAAACACTTTTAGAAGTGGACTGAGAATGAGGCAGCAGAGAGACACTCGGCAAGCCACATACTTTCTTCAAAGAGGCCTCAAGGTAATAATAACCATCTGAAAGACCTTTTTTGAACTGACTGTATAGACATAAAATCCTGGTTCCACACTTTAGATATGTCGGGCGATCCGTCTCGTTTGATGGCATATGCcaagaatgtcatgtttaatggaaCAGCCTAGCATCCACACTGCCACAATTATGAGCATGGTTgagtgatagagatgagcgagcgtactcggccatgcccccttttcgtccgagtaccgcgattttccagtacttccgtactcaggcgaaaagatgtggggggttgcagcggggagtgggggggagagggggagagagagagggctccccccggcgccccccgaatcttttcacccgagtactgaagtactcgaaaatagcggtacttgatcgagtaattactcgaaacgagtatattcgctcatctcaaTTGAGTGAACATGCTGTATGGTGTCTTCAAAAAAAGCTTTATGAGAAGGAAGGGAAAAAATCTTAATTGcgccattgtttttttaaaattttgtattttttttattttttttcccccgcgtTCACTCTGCAGTAATATGCTGGCTTTGTTCTGCAGGTCAGTccaattatggcgataccaaatttttatTAACATACATTGATGGAGCCCTGTGAGAGCCTGCAGCTTGTGTTTTGCAGGGCAAGGTCTAGTTTTGATTACTTTTTGTGGCACGTGCAActctttattccattttttttattaggaggtttcgcaataaaaaaacaatttaaaggtGTTCCTTCTTTTGAGACGAATGTGATATTTTAGTAGTTTGGActttttatggacacagcgattcCAGTTATGTTTAACCCCTTGTGTGAACAGCTTATTTTGTGGCTTAGGGAACAAGCAATTTTCATAATGGCTTTGCAAGGGTCATAACTTGTTGATCTAGTCATATGAGGGTTTGTCGTGTGTTTgtgtattctttttatttttatttttttaatataatttcgGACCAGTTTTATATTTTAATGCTCCCACATATATAATATGTAAACTTTTTTTGGtataaatgtttttgttttttttggaggggTTGGGTAGATGGCTATAACTTCTAGAAATTCTGCTATAGTTTTTGTGTCTTGTCTTTATAGTGTTCAGTATTTGGTAAAATTAACAATGCTGCAATATAAAGTttctatagaattttttttttctagtttagCACAATATTTTTCAAATAATTGTATTAATTTCCATCAaaatatagcagtgtattagcCCGAGATATACCCCGCACAGGGGGATTCCAAAACGGAACATTTATGAAACAAAACATAACCTAGTTAGAATTAACGAAAAATCTGGGTAATGACTCATATTCATATATATTGTATCACATGTATTTCTTCAGGTTTGCTGTCCTCTGTCTCTTCAATAGGACTTCTGTAGAAGCACAATATTTTTAAAGACccatagcactttttttttttctttttttttaaagcatcagaGCTATGTGAGATCTtgctttttgtaatttttattggtaccattttgagacaCCTgcttagaaaatccctttaatcacaggcagctcttcaAGAATTCTCAATGTAAACACATTCAAGGCATCAAAGACCCACACGTGGTTAGCTGGAGGACACTACCACCTTTAGCAGCAAACTTGATTTTGAAAATTCAATGCAGTAGTAAAAGCAAGATTAGCCTGCATTGCTTTCTGCATATGTGAACATGAAGGGGAGTAGTAAGCCGCTTCATTTCTTCTATTTCAGGTACAGGCAAGAATGGACAGAGACCAACGTGAGGAAGCTCAGGACCTGAACAGAAATCATGCGTCTCAGGACCTGAACAGAAATCATGCGTGAGTTTTAGGTCTTGGTAATCTCTAAGTAATTAACGTGtcccagaattgctatttttctcagCTATGCTCTGGCCGTTGTGTCCCTTTTCAGTTAACAAAACATTAATCTCCCATTGCTGTAGACACATTGTGATTGCAAGGAGCTGATGGAAGAATTAGTTCTATTTACTTCTATATATTTTCAGATGGAGGACATCTATGAACAGAAGTGGTCTTCTGACTGTATCATTTGGTAACCCTTCTGCTGTACCAAGGTGCGTAGACTTGAGTCATAGTAAATGCGTAGTTGTTTGTCTTTTGTTTTTGTGCATTCTCTGGTCTTTTCATAAACTACAAAATAGTGAATTTGTCTAATTGTTTATGGTGTCATGCTTGCCTTCAATAGTACTATGGGAACAATGTTGTCGAGGCCTCCTTTGCCTTTTTTGTTGAAAAAAGAAGGTGCAGAAGCAAAGATTCCTAAGGGGGTTCCACTCGACTTCGATATAAACAGCGTTGTTAAACAGGTAAgatgtcgttttgttttttttcccccactaaacCGTCATCTTCAGAAGACTACTCCCCTATCCTCGAATTTATACAATGAATCTTGCCTTAATATTGCTGATTTATATTTCCCAGTGCTCAGAAAGTTAAGTTTTGCTGTACCTCTTGTTTTCACTAGACTGGAATCACACTGAACGAGCGCTTCAAGATCCTGAAGGAGCAAAGACTGTCTCAGACTCTGAACAAAGGAAGCAGATTTGTGACTGTGGGATGAGAGCTCTTCCTTATTTAAGGCTGTTCTCTGTTTACGTTCGCTTTTATTTTTTACCTGACTTTAATTAGAGACTGAAAAGTAATGTACGCCCCCCCACCCACACCCCCCTTCCCAGCACCAAGGATACGGCTCTTcatatttgcgttttttttttttgttgtttttttttccagagctCTAAAGTGGAGAACTTTCATATTGTTTGTACTGTGAACTATGGGTAAAAGAATTTATAAGCCTGGAAAAGTGACATGGAAATCTTCATATACTACTTTTAAATCTTGACTAGTATCTGAATACTGTTATGAATACTGATACGtagtcaatatttttttttattttgccagaggagatggtttccatgtTATAATGGACTGTTGATGTTTTCCTACACTGTTCTTTCTTGTACATTTTTAAGTATGCTCTACAACCTGTATAATTGGTAAATATTGAAGTCCTTCAAACAATGGAGGTTTACCTTATTCCACAGATCTTGCATTTGGGCAGATCGTCTGCTGAAGTCTTGGTACTGTGGATTTGCCACGTGACGGGATATTCACTCTGATTCCATTTGCATTCTGTCAGCAGAACGTTCGTTGGCTTCATCTTGAACGTTTGGAAGAGTTGATCAGCAAGGATTTCTAAGCTGGAGTATTAATCTCATCGTTGGGTTTGATGAGAAACAACATTCTGCTTGTTTAACTATATAAAGTGTTGGCAAGCATTTCGCCAAGAAAGGCACTGGAAAGTGTTGCTTGGTAGCATTTTGGGAGATATTAATGTTTTGTTAGCAGCGCGATACTTGAGGTTATGGTTGGAATCTTTCCAAGCATACAGACCATACATTTTGTCTTGGTGAATGAGAATTTTGCTACAGTTAAAATGTTGATAACCATAttgtatatcttttttttcatAATAAACAGTTCTACACAACTGTTTCTATTCTGCATTTATGACACTctgtaggccccctgtccacggacatgATTtagccggcggtaaatcgccggtgaatcacgccggctgaagctttccatagcgttgcaatGGAAAGCatcggccccgtgtccacgagcggagaatcactgcgattctctgcggtcaacctatctgtcagataggctgaccagcgGACATTCATCGGGCGGCGGCTCCTGAGGCAGAGATTCACCCCGGGACTTcgcaacacccatggacagggggccttaagggaacctgtcaggtatTTTATACTGCTTTccctgagggcagcataaagtaatAAGACGTGTTTATTCTATCACTCTGTTTTGCGTAGTAAAGCAGCAGCTCCCTGCATGTAGTTCGTTGAGCACCTGCAGTGCCCAGTAGGAGATTGGTCTGGCGTATTCGCAATGTGACTTTTTTTCTGGCTATTGGGCCACTCTCACCCAAGCGTTTTTCTTTTCTCCTGCTTTTAACTCTGCGTTTTCAGCGCAGCGTTAAATGCTGTCAAtctctaccattgatttcaatggagcttctcagacaAGCATTAAAACAGTGTTTTCAATGCTGCATTTTTCAAgccgtctgttctattttcatgcgtttctgCGTTTAAAATGCGATGCTTAGCcaattgaaaagaatggggtgcTAAAAACGTGGTAGAAGGTGGTtaccgtgtgttttttttttgttttttttttcagttttatagcTGCTGAGAACGCTCTCATACATGCTTGTCAGCGCAGCTGTAAACACCGCTTTTacaaacgcatgtgtgagagtggccttatactACATACTGAGAAGAATGTCAATCACGGCTGGTGGATGGGGCGAGCGGCACCTCCAGAATATGCCAGCCTATTTCTCACACCTGATGCTGTGGGAGTAGGAACTAGGCAGTGCAGTAAAACTACACAACCTTGCCCCGTAAGTGACAGAACTCTGGAATCGGCATGTCTGCAACTACTTTATGCTGTTCTCAATGAGGGAAGCGCAAAGTATCTGGCAGGATTCccttttaaaggggatttccacttTTTAACTAATGTCTGAGGGCTGTCTAATGCAACTTGCATCTGAGAATCTTGGGCGCAACTTTTCAATTGCCTATGTGCAATCAGGCAGCAAAACTATGCATGCATCACTAGAAAAATTATCTCCGAATCAATAAGGTATGTAATAACAAATATTCCTGGACACGATCACAATGAGCCATATCTGCTCTTCTTACCTATTTATCATATGGGTGTGTTCACACAATATATTTCTAGTGTGTACAATGATGCATGGTCATCGTTGCTCAATTGATCAATGTAACTGCTTGTATGGTCCTGTTTACACACTCTGTTCCTGATTGAAGGACACTAGCTAAATGCTTCCAGTTGTAACAATCTAGCACAGGTGATTAGAGCCCAATCTAGTTCTGTCCCAGAGCAGTTACCATAGAAAACATAATGTCAGTGGCCATTGCATTCATTTCACTATTGCATAATAAACCTCGCCCACAAACCCTTGTAATAAGCCATATTAGTAGACCACCAATGCATTGCACTAGAGCAACTGTGAATTGAAATGGAATTTAAATACATTCCATATAAAAATGACAGGAACATATGCTATGGGGACAATATGGCCTGTTTTGTTTTGATCTGTTCAACCCCTGCTTCTTTCTATGGTACTCGGTGATGGTGGGCACGTTACTCCTATCATTTTTAATCCATAGTCCTTATCTTTTTGTACATTCATGTAATTATTTTAAATGAACCCACTCTCTAACACCCGTTGTTCCCATACTGTAATATGTCTGAGTCTTTGTTTTAGACCCCGGCTATTATCTCTTCGTTTATTTTGTTATGTTTAATTATTTTAATAAAGACATAATTATAAAGACAAGAACAATAAACGCAGACTAAATGACTTATCAACTGATACAAAGGCAGAGAGGACCCTGACTGTGTGCGGGCTTAGCCTACAAAGGAAGGGGACAGTGGGTGAAGGTAGAAACTGCGCTGGTAGAAGGGCTCTGTTGGCTGTAGACTTTTCTGAAGTAGTATGTTTTCAGATTGTCTTTTACAGCTTTGCAAACTAGTGTAGAGTCCACTCTGTTGTGGTAGCAAGTGCCAGAGTATAGGTGACACATGGGAGAAAGGTTGGAAAAATTGTGTGAAGAGGTGGGGTGATTGGGCAGTGGATTTGAAGATGGATTGGAGGGGCGGAAGAGCATTGAGAACGGCATGCACTAGTATTTTTATTGACTCTGTTCAGGAAAGATTGTATCTGAGAGATGTTTTTGCATTGGAGGTGGCAGGAGGGCGCTAGGGCTTGTAAGTGTGGTTTGAAGGAGAGGGCACAGTCAAGTGTTTTACCAGGGCAGCAGACTTGTGGGACTGGGGAAAGTCAATGATAATAATTGAGAAGTCTGATagtgttattaaccccttcatgacatggcctattttgggcttaaggacgcaacaatttttggcggattttcttctccgtttatcaaaagccataacttttttatttttccgtccacgcggccgtatgagggcttgttttttgcgtggcgaactgtagtttttatcgatgccaattttgggtacatagactatattgtaaaattttttattttttttttaatgatagcagagagagaaaacgcatcaattctgccatacatttttttaattttttttttttacaccgttaatcatgcagcataaatgagactttccattttttctgcagaccggtacggttacaacgataccaaaattctaacatttttttttaggttttcccacttttctgcaataaaaacccttttttttggaaatcttttttctattctaaattgctgcattcaaagtcccgtaacttttttattttttgatgtacagagctctatgagggcttattttttgcgagacgagctgtagattttattggtaccattttggcatacatacggcttttttgatcacttttactgcgtttttagtgaggcaaaatgctaaaaatgagcattttgcctcacttttttagctttttttttagcgtttttttccgtgcacagtcaaaagcatgtgcaacttattgtacgcatcgttacggacgcgacaataccaaatatgtggggttttatttttttttaccttttttttttttatgctaatctgagaaaaagcataaaaaatggttttcttactctttttttttttacatttttttaaattcattttttaaatctttcttttttttacactgtttgtgtccctctgagggactttaatcactgccctgatgatcgctgtcataaggcatggcagagctactgctctcccatgccttatcgctcatacagcgatctcaggcataggcaatacaggacgccagtgtgacAGTGTgacgccatggtgacaggccgggctctcgcgatgacatcgcgagttccggccggagacacagagggagccgcgcaccctctgtgaactctttccctgccgcgatctacttagatcgcggcagggaaggggttaacagtggctggcgcatctccgatgtcgccccgctgttgcagcgagacgccggctgtgactgacagccggctcccgctgcgggatagcgctggatcatatgtgatcccgcgctatctccaggacgtaagtttacgccctgttgcgggaagtaccccgctcccaggacgtaaacttacgccctgcagcgggaatgggttaaagcaaCCCTTCGGGCCTGGAGAAAGAAGGATTGCCACACCAACTTATCTGACTACCTGACGTACACTGtacgcatcattagtctaagagtTCGTTCACACTGGCATCTGAGGTTCTGTTCACTGCAACCAGCGCCATTTCAGCATGTAAATTGTAGAAAAGTGCTGGACTGTTGGATGGAAATCAAACAGACCCCCATCATAGTCAAGCAGGGGCTGTTCGGCGCCATCATAAGCTGAAACAGTTCGGTCAGGGGGCGCTGTTTTTCTGCTCCCGGAATGGAGGAAAATGGAATGATCTAGCCCTGATGTAAACAGAGCCCCAAGTCGCTACACCTGGTTTTATTAACCAGTGCTTGCCAATCGGATCAACAAACAGTGTCTTACACATGGTGTATAGCATACAtttgtagtcagagaagtggtttggCCATCTATGTTTCTTCAGGTCCAGAAGGTCACctgaaagaggttttctgggcagCGCTGGCTGCCAGTGCCGGGCTACATCGGGggcagtggaagctgctgctccaatctctatgtagtggctggcgctcatTTAAATCAATAGATGCTTTGCCTGCAATCACAAACGCagctcccattattttcaatgagcgCTGTGCCTGTAGTTAGAGCATTGGTTACTACATTGGTCGGAGCACTGGTTTCAGCTCTGAGCCTGATGCAGCCTGGCACTGGTAGCCAGTGCTGCCTG
This window contains:
- the FYTTD1 gene encoding UAP56-interacting factor isoform X1, with product MVPSTSDMTDIDKIDLSLDDIIKLNKQEQQNQALFSGGARTNSFQQFRNNKRKWGARRQTGAGNMGVQKRPYGAKTALRRMSSWSGFGPLNRPLHVRNSASQRLPFRRKINYSRSMDLTSKSSSALHRYPFNSNYSNANTFRSGLRMRQQRDTRQATYFLQRGLKVQARMDRDQREEAQDLNRNHASQDLNRNHAWRTSMNRSGLLTVSFGNPSAVPSTMGTMLSRPPLPFLLKKEGAEAKIPKGVPLDFDINSVVKQTGITLNERFKILKEQRLSQTLNKGSRFVTVG
- the FYTTD1 gene encoding UAP56-interacting factor isoform X2 gives rise to the protein MVPSTSDMTDIDKIDLSLDDIIKLNKQEQQNQALFSGGARTNSFQQFRNNKRKWGARRQTGAGNMGVQKRPYGAKTALRRMSSWSGFGPLNRPLHNSASQRLPFRRKINYSRSMDLTSKSSSALHRYPFNSNYSNANTFRSGLRMRQQRDTRQATYFLQRGLKVQARMDRDQREEAQDLNRNHASQDLNRNHAWRTSMNRSGLLTVSFGNPSAVPSTMGTMLSRPPLPFLLKKEGAEAKIPKGVPLDFDINSVVKQTGITLNERFKILKEQRLSQTLNKGSRFVTVG
- the FYTTD1 gene encoding UAP56-interacting factor isoform X3 codes for the protein MVPSTSDMTDIDKIDLSLDDIIKLNKQEQQNQALFSGGARTNSFQQFRNNKRKWGARRQTGAGNMGVQKRPYGAKTALRRMSSWSGFGPLNRPLHVRNSASQRLPFRRKINYSRSMDLTSKSSSALHRYPFNSNYSNANTFRSGLRMRQQRDTRQATYFLQRGLKVQARMDRDQREEAQDLNRNHAWRTSMNRSGLLTVSFGNPSAVPSTMGTMLSRPPLPFLLKKEGAEAKIPKGVPLDFDINSVVKQTGITLNERFKILKEQRLSQTLNKGSRFVTVG